In Terriglobales bacterium, a genomic segment contains:
- the cax gene encoding calcium/proton exchanger, which yields MAKPAKWWERIPFRAEAPWLNVLLLAIPAAIVLHFTGGSAFLIFLFAALGIIPLAGILGDSTEALSERAGPTIGGILNATMGNATELIIAFFALRAGHIEVVKASLTGSIIGNLLLVLGLAIIAGGWNRQRQSFSRVAAGANTTMLFLAVAALVMPAVFDLAVYGSLRHQDSRIEQLSLWTSGVLIVIYGISFLFALKTHKALFTPHEEAAPGHSAGRMSQRRAFGSMTLATLLIAYLSEMLVGEIDAVTQTLGWTELFVGVIVVAIVGNAAEHSTAILMARRDKMDLAFTIAVGSSTQIALFVAPVLVFLSYAIGRPMSLVFNAFEIVAVALSVLVVEMISSDGETNWFEGAQLLALYAMLGVAFFFVPG from the coding sequence ATCCCGTTCCGCGCGGAAGCGCCCTGGCTGAACGTCCTGCTGCTGGCGATCCCGGCGGCCATCGTGCTGCACTTCACCGGCGGCTCGGCCTTCCTGATCTTCCTGTTCGCCGCCCTCGGCATCATCCCGCTGGCGGGCATCCTGGGGGACTCGACCGAAGCGCTGTCGGAGCGCGCCGGGCCGACGATCGGCGGCATCCTGAACGCGACCATGGGGAACGCCACCGAGCTCATCATCGCGTTCTTCGCGCTGCGCGCCGGGCACATCGAGGTCGTCAAAGCCTCGCTGACCGGCTCCATCATCGGGAACCTGCTGCTGGTGCTGGGCCTGGCCATCATCGCGGGCGGCTGGAACCGGCAGCGGCAGAGCTTCTCGCGCGTGGCGGCGGGCGCCAACACCACCATGCTGTTCCTGGCAGTCGCGGCGCTGGTCATGCCCGCGGTCTTCGACCTGGCGGTCTACGGCTCGCTGCGCCACCAGGACAGCCGCATCGAGCAGCTCAGCCTGTGGACCAGCGGGGTGCTCATCGTCATCTACGGCATCAGCTTCCTGTTCGCGCTCAAGACGCACAAGGCGCTGTTCACGCCGCACGAGGAAGCCGCGCCCGGCCACTCCGCCGGCCGCATGTCGCAGAGGCGCGCCTTCGGCTCCATGACGCTCGCGACCCTGCTCATCGCCTACCTGAGCGAGATGCTGGTGGGGGAGATCGACGCGGTCACGCAGACCCTGGGCTGGACCGAGCTGTTCGTGGGCGTCATCGTGGTGGCCATCGTGGGGAACGCCGCCGAGCACTCCACCGCCATCCTGATGGCGCGGCGCGACAAGATGGACCTGGCGTTCACCATCGCCGTGGGCTCGAGCACGCAGATCGCGCTCTTCGTCGCGCCGGTGCTGGTCTTCCTCTCTTACGCGATCGGCCGCCCGATGTCGCTGGTGTTCAACGCCTTCGAGATCGTGGCGGTCGCGCTCTCGGTGCTGGTGGTCGAGATGATCTCCTCCGACGGCGAGACCAACTGGTTCGAAGGCGCGCAGCTGCTGGCGCTCTACGCGATGCTGGGCGTGGCGTTCTTCTTCGTGCCGGGGTAG